One genomic region from Antedon mediterranea chromosome 3, ecAntMedi1.1, whole genome shotgun sequence encodes:
- the LOC140043482 gene encoding neuronal acetylcholine receptor subunit alpha-9-II-like, protein MFHRLIVTSLQTVIPFLLIVALLQNTINGETMHMDVNPSIKAMLLEELVDSYPKARTTRPVANENTTTMIDSTFVLTQVIQLDDVKQILELSGWITMEWQDEFISWNLAETGVECLKVPQDTIWVPDIVLLHNIDKDHTYFMQSVPVKVCYNGSARLSSVAILQTFCHIDITNYPNDRQTCVLEFISWTYDVSKLVFIPIPTDVDQKNEFVENEIWKLPENGVQGNGTVHRYSSSTYASLQYSITLQRRNEFQKHFYLIPYYFCSFLMSVMFLIPYESGERVSYGITVLLAQIVFSQLIVLSLPPVGDNIPEIGKYFLAVIGLSTVCLILDGIKTRVFAEHNFTNERKEWEGRGLNGFLDGVMCCVSIVTVGVFNGIFI, encoded by the exons ATGTTTCATAGACTGATTGTGACGTCTTTGCAAACAGTCATACCGTTTCTACTTATAGTGGCACTTTTACAAAATACTA TAAATGGCGAGACGATGCACATGGACGTGAATCCGAGTATAAAGGCAATGCTGTTGGAAGAGCTTGTTGACTCGTACCCTAAAGCTCGAACAACCCGCCCAGTAGCAAACGAGAATACTACCACTATGATAGACTCTACGTTTGTATTGACACAAGTCATTCAACTG GACGATGTAAAGCAAATCCTTGAACTGTCGGGCTGGATTACTATG GAGTGGCAAGACGAATTTATCTCATGGAACCTAGCTGAAACGGGCGTTGAATGTCTAAAAGTACCACAGGATACAATTTGGGTACCCGATATTGTACTACTACACAA TATAGATAAAGATCACACGTATTTTATGCAAAGTGTTCCTGTAAAAGTATGTTACAACGGCAGCGCGAGGCTTTCCAGTGTAGCTATACTTCAAACATTTTGTCATATTGATATCACGAATTATCCTAATGACCGTCAAACGTGTGTATTGGAATTTATCTCTTGGACTTATGATGTCAGCAAACTTGTCTTTATTCCGATTCCAACTGATGTTGATCAAAAGAATGAATTTGTTGAGAATGAAATTTGGAAGTTGCCTGAAAACGGTGTTCAAGGAAATGGAACTGTGCATCGTTATTCGTCTAGTACATATGCATCATTACAATATTCGATCACTTTACAACGAAGGAACgaatttcaaaaacatttttatcttaTTCCATATTATTTTTGCTCATTTCTCATGAGTGTAATGTTTCTCATACCGTACGAATCTGGAGAAAGAGTGTCTTATGGAATAACCGTGTTACTTGCGCAGATTGTCTTCAGTCAGTTAATCGTCTTGTCTCTACCTCCAGTTGGAGACAACATTCCTGAAATAg GAAAGTATTTTTTAGCAGTCATCGGGTTAAGCACGGTGTGTCTCATCTTAGATGGAATAAAAACACGTGTTTTTGCGGAGCATAATTTCACAAACGAAAGAAAAGAGTGGGAAGGTCGTGGATTGAATGGTTTTCTTGACGGAGTCATGTGTTGCGTGTCAATTGTTACTGTTGGTGTATTTAATGGAATATTTATATAA
- the LOC140043485 gene encoding corrinoid adenosyltransferase MMAB-like, whose amino-acid sequence MSLKRISFTTTYRLYTCVSIRCTHKFNSTDSQSFKIYTKTGDKGTSATLLGDRRPKDDDIFNALGTTDELSSAIGLAKEFAEDNQHSFLNQLEEIQCALQDIGSNIAAPRQLATDNQLKSTEFEDSRVELLEEWIDSHTANLPPLKNFILPSGGKTSSSLHIARSICRRAERSIVPLVREGNVDDTVGRYLNRLSDYLFTIARLSAKNEGKTETIYRRPRKRNSKS is encoded by the exons ATGTCTCTAAAAAGAATATCTTTCACAACAACTTATAGATTATATACATGTGTATCTATAAGATGTACACATAAATTTAACAG cACAGATTCCCAAAGCTTCAAAATATACACAAAAACTGGTGACAAAG GCACCTCCGCCACTCTATTAGGTGATCGCAGACCAAAAGATGATGACATATTCAATGCACTTGGTACTACGGATGAGTTATCATCAGCAATTGG ATTAGCCAAAGAATTTGCAGAAGACAATCAACATAGTTTTTTAAACCAGTTGGAAGAG ATTCAATGTGCTCTGCAAGATATAGGTTCAAACATCGCCGCTCCCAGGCAACTAGCCACTGATAATCAATTAA AAAGTACAGAATTCGAAGACTCCAGAGTTGAACTGTTAGAAGAATGGATTGACAGCCATACTGCAAACCTACCACCattaaaaaactttattttaccT TCCGGCGGTAAGACGAGCTCGTCTTTACACATTGCACGCTCCATTTGCAGACGAGCCGAACGCAg CATTGTGCCATTGGTAAGAGAAGGAAATGTAGATGACACAGTAGGACGATATCTGAACAG acttAGTGACTATTTATTCACAATTGCACGACTGTCCGCCAAAAATGAGGGTAAAACAGAGACGATCTATCGAAGACCAAGAAAAAGAAATTCTAAATCATAA